The proteins below come from a single Kitasatospora sp. NBC_00315 genomic window:
- a CDS encoding carbohydrate ABC transporter permease gives MTATYRLDSTSAAPAPQNAPPANDSPATARRAGRRATGRARRAETRAGIAMAAPAILLLLGFLIVPVLLGFALAFTNARLISPEPTRFVGWDNFVRAFTIDPSFFHSLINTFAFAAVVVPVQAGFGLFLALLVNQKIRGVTAFRVIFFIPVVTSIVVVSILWKFMYQGNGLVNSFINSVTFGAWQGTAWLNNPNTALGAIIVLSIWQAVGFHMLIWLSGLQTIPQELYEAARMDGAGTWQQFKNVTWPCLRSTRVFVLITITIAALGLFVQIDVMTQGGPVDSTTTLVYHAVRVGYSQQQIGYGSALSLIFFVIVLIIALVQRFLTRDKD, from the coding sequence ATGACGGCGACCTATCGGCTGGACAGCACCTCCGCCGCCCCCGCCCCTCAGAACGCTCCCCCCGCCAACGACTCTCCGGCCACCGCGCGGCGCGCCGGCCGCCGGGCGACCGGGCGCGCCCGCCGCGCCGAGACCCGGGCCGGCATCGCGATGGCCGCGCCGGCGATCCTCCTCCTGCTCGGTTTCCTGATAGTGCCGGTCCTGCTGGGCTTCGCGCTCGCCTTCACCAACGCGCGACTGATCTCACCGGAGCCCACCAGGTTCGTGGGCTGGGACAACTTCGTCCGGGCCTTCACCATCGACCCGAGCTTCTTCCACTCACTGATCAACACCTTCGCCTTCGCCGCCGTGGTCGTCCCGGTCCAGGCCGGCTTCGGGCTCTTCCTGGCCCTGTTGGTCAACCAGAAGATCCGGGGCGTGACCGCGTTCCGCGTGATCTTCTTCATCCCCGTCGTCACCTCGATCGTCGTGGTGTCGATTCTGTGGAAGTTCATGTACCAGGGCAACGGGCTGGTGAACTCCTTCATCAACTCGGTCACGTTCGGCGCCTGGCAGGGCACGGCCTGGCTGAACAACCCGAACACCGCCCTCGGCGCGATCATCGTGCTCTCGATCTGGCAGGCCGTCGGCTTCCACATGCTGATCTGGCTCTCCGGACTGCAGACCATCCCCCAGGAGCTCTACGAAGCGGCCCGCATGGACGGCGCGGGGACCTGGCAGCAGTTCAAGAACGTCACCTGGCCCTGCCTGCGGTCGACCAGGGTCTTCGTCCTGATCACCATCACGATCGCCGCCCTCGGCCTCTTCGTGCAGATCGACGTCATGACGCAGGGCGGACCCGTCGACTCGACCACCACCCTGGTCTACCACGCGGTGCGGGTCGGCTACAGCCAGCAGCAGATCGGCTACGGCTCCGCGCTCTCGCTGATCTTCTTCGTCATCGTGCTGATCATCGCGCTGGTGCAGCGCTTCCTCACCCGCGACAAGGACTGA
- a CDS encoding LacI family DNA-binding transcriptional regulator — MASSPRRTTLHDVAQEVGVSAKTVSRVLNGDGPTSEATREKVMAAVEKLGFQPNLMARNMRVGGPDSTVGLIIPDMGNPFFGTVAGGIESAVRERGLTLLMGSSADDPERERALITTFLGRRVSALMVVPAAAADHAHLRAARTGGMPVVFLDRPGTGITADSVVSSNRDGTREGTAHLITGGHRRIAFIGDRPVTLYTRRERLAGYREALEAAHLPYDRSLVLDGHTEAEAAEAVQRVLHSPHPPTAILAANNFAAMGTVRGMARAGRRDIALVSFDDLPFAEVLEPAITTVAQDPAVIGTAAAEIALARLDGDRTRARTVTVPTRLIPRGSGELPPSA, encoded by the coding sequence ATGGCCTCGTCGCCCCGTCGCACGACGCTGCACGATGTGGCCCAGGAGGTCGGCGTCAGCGCCAAGACCGTCTCCCGGGTCCTGAACGGCGACGGGCCCACCTCCGAGGCAACCCGGGAGAAGGTCATGGCGGCAGTCGAGAAGCTCGGCTTCCAGCCCAACCTGATGGCCCGCAACATGCGCGTCGGCGGCCCGGACAGCACCGTCGGCCTGATCATCCCCGACATGGGCAACCCGTTCTTCGGCACCGTCGCCGGCGGCATCGAGAGCGCGGTGCGCGAGCGCGGGCTGACCCTGCTGATGGGCTCCAGCGCCGACGACCCCGAGCGGGAACGGGCGCTGATCACCACCTTCCTCGGCCGCCGGGTCAGCGCGCTGATGGTGGTGCCCGCAGCGGCGGCCGACCACGCCCACCTGCGGGCGGCCCGGACCGGCGGGATGCCGGTGGTCTTCCTCGACCGCCCCGGCACCGGGATCACCGCCGACAGCGTGGTCAGCTCCAACCGGGACGGCACCCGCGAAGGCACCGCCCACCTCATCACCGGCGGGCACCGGCGCATCGCCTTCATCGGCGACCGCCCGGTGACCCTCTACACCCGCCGCGAGCGCCTCGCCGGGTACCGCGAGGCACTCGAAGCCGCCCACCTTCCCTACGACCGCTCGCTCGTACTCGACGGTCACACCGAGGCCGAGGCCGCCGAGGCCGTCCAGCGAGTGCTGCACAGCCCACACCCGCCGACCGCGATCCTCGCGGCCAACAACTTCGCCGCCATGGGCACCGTCCGCGGCATGGCCCGCGCCGGCCGGCGCGACATCGCCCTCGTCTCCTTCGACGACCTCCCGTTCGCGGAGGTGCTGGAACCCGCCATCACCACGGTCGCCCAGGACCCGGCCGTCATCGGCACAGCCGCAGCCGAGATCGCCCTCGCCCGCCTCGACGGTGACCGCACCCGGGCCCGCACCGTCACCGTCCCCACCCGTCTAATCCCCCGCGGATCCGGCGAGCTTCCGCCCTCCGCCTAG
- a CDS encoding LacI family DNA-binding transcriptional regulator yields MKPDSKGSSMARVRMADVASAAGVSTATVSMVLSDAPGTRTRISPETQARVREAAVRIGYAPNSVARSLRTQRSRTIGLISDTIVTTPFAGRMLAGVNDLAREHGYLVVFVDTDDDVERERQAIAALVGQQVEAMIYARMWHRVVAAPAGLPDSTVFLDCRPVGDSRPATVPDERAGGAAATQELIAAGHRRIAYVDGLEDTGLVACGLRHEGYLSALAQAGITADPLLHVRGTTDASGGRGAAEELLALPVERRPTAIFCFNDRMAMGVYSAARRAGLDIPADLSVVGYDDQQLVAAELDPPLTTVALPHYEMGRWAMEVALGLRETEPGVPLLMPCPIIRRDSVGPPSEPASI; encoded by the coding sequence TTGAAGCCGGACAGTAAGGGATCGTCGATGGCACGGGTGCGCATGGCGGATGTCGCCTCGGCGGCGGGGGTGTCCACCGCCACCGTTTCCATGGTGCTCAGTGACGCCCCCGGTACACGCACCCGCATCTCGCCGGAGACGCAGGCGCGGGTGCGCGAGGCCGCCGTGCGTATCGGTTACGCCCCCAACTCCGTTGCGCGCAGCCTTCGTACGCAGCGCAGCCGGACGATCGGGCTGATCTCCGACACCATCGTGACCACGCCGTTCGCGGGGCGGATGCTGGCGGGGGTGAACGACCTGGCCCGCGAGCACGGCTACTTGGTCGTCTTTGTGGATACCGATGACGACGTCGAACGGGAGCGGCAGGCGATCGCGGCCCTGGTCGGGCAGCAGGTGGAGGCGATGATCTATGCCCGGATGTGGCACCGGGTGGTGGCCGCGCCGGCCGGGTTGCCGGATTCCACGGTCTTTCTCGACTGCCGACCCGTGGGCGACAGCCGACCCGCGACGGTGCCGGACGAGCGCGCCGGCGGTGCGGCCGCGACGCAGGAGCTGATCGCTGCCGGCCACCGGAGGATCGCCTACGTCGACGGCCTCGAAGACACCGGGCTCGTCGCCTGCGGCTTGCGTCACGAGGGCTACCTCTCGGCGTTGGCCCAGGCGGGAATCACCGCCGACCCGCTGCTGCACGTGCGGGGAACCACGGATGCAAGCGGCGGCCGGGGTGCGGCCGAAGAGTTGCTCGCTCTGCCCGTCGAGCGCCGGCCGACCGCGATTTTCTGCTTCAACGACCGTATGGCGATGGGTGTCTACTCCGCCGCGCGCCGTGCGGGCCTGGACATCCCGGCAGACCTGTCGGTGGTGGGTTACGACGATCAGCAACTGGTCGCCGCCGAACTGGACCCGCCGCTGACCACGGTCGCACTGCCGCACTACGAGATGGGGCGCTGGGCGATGGAGGTCGCTCTGGGCCTGCGGGAGACCGAGCCCGGCGTCCCGCTCCTCATGCCGTGCCCGATCATTCGTCGGGACTCCGTGGGTCCGCCGTCGGAACCAGCTTCTATCTGA
- a CDS encoding ATP-binding cassette domain-containing protein yields MSAPTPIPVIQARGLVKRYGHVTAIDGADFDLLPGEVLAVIGDNGAGKSSLIKALTGAVTPDEGEIRLNGEVIRFNGPQDARAHGIETVYQDLAVAASMDIASNMFLGRELRRPGPLGSVLRMIDKKRMREEAAAHMADLKIGLRSLTQSVETLSGGQRQAVAVARSVAWARSVVVMDEPTAALGVKESGQVLDLIRRVRDKGLPVVLISHNMPHVFEIADRIHVHRMGRREALIKPSDYTMSEVVAIMTGALSVDQEHGGTVVADARAVKAAGVRPN; encoded by the coding sequence ATGAGCGCTCCCACTCCCATCCCCGTGATCCAGGCCAGGGGTCTGGTCAAGCGCTACGGCCACGTCACGGCCATCGACGGCGCCGACTTCGACCTGCTGCCCGGCGAGGTCCTGGCCGTCATCGGCGACAACGGCGCCGGCAAGTCCAGTCTCATCAAGGCCCTCACCGGCGCCGTCACCCCCGACGAGGGCGAGATCCGCCTGAACGGCGAGGTCATCCGCTTCAACGGACCGCAGGACGCCCGGGCCCACGGAATCGAGACCGTCTACCAGGACCTCGCGGTGGCCGCCTCGATGGACATCGCCTCCAACATGTTCCTCGGCCGCGAACTGCGCCGGCCCGGCCCGCTCGGCAGCGTCCTGCGCATGATCGACAAGAAGCGGATGCGCGAGGAGGCCGCCGCGCACATGGCCGACCTCAAGATCGGCCTGCGCTCGCTCACCCAGTCGGTGGAGACCCTCTCCGGCGGTCAGCGCCAGGCCGTCGCCGTCGCCCGCTCGGTCGCGTGGGCCCGCAGCGTCGTCGTGATGGACGAGCCCACCGCGGCGCTCGGCGTCAAGGAGTCCGGACAGGTCCTCGACCTGATCCGGCGGGTCCGCGACAAGGGGCTGCCGGTCGTCCTGATCAGCCACAACATGCCGCACGTCTTCGAGATCGCCGACCGCATCCACGTCCACCGGATGGGGCGGCGCGAGGCCCTGATCAAGCCCTCCGACTACACGATGTCCGAGGTCGTCGCCATCATGACGGGCGCCCTCAGCGTCGACCAGGAGCACGGCGGTACTGTCGTGGCGGACGCCCGGGCCGTCAAGGCCGCCGGAGTCCGCCCCAACTGA
- a CDS encoding extracellular solute-binding protein, giving the protein MRQSLSIIAAAGLLASVSLTGCAKASHDGSASGGGPVQITMWTHSAGNPGELAVYKKIITDFNASQSKYQVVQQNFPQGSYNDAITSAAAAHKLPCLMDMDGPIMPNWAWAGYLQPLNLPSSLIDGLLPTAVGRYKGEVYSAGYWDAAMAIFARKSVLTEAGVRVPTVDQPWTLDEFNAVNAKLKAAGYDTPLDLGAADKGEWWSYAYSPMLASAGGDEIDRTAMKSADGKLNGPDAVRFFTWFQQAFKKGWTNNNGPVGNQNFIDNKVALSYTGVWNAQDALQKVGSDLLVLPPVDFGHGAKIGGASWQWGISTACGTQQSEGARAYLQYSFQDKYLTDFADSQVVIPSTSTAAAASKYFGPNGSLHQFAELSQKFALARPATPGYPVISTTFEKAAKDIMNGADVKSTLDTAVQAIDSDISSNNNYGS; this is encoded by the coding sequence GTGCGTCAATCCCTGTCCATCATAGCAGCGGCGGGCCTTCTCGCCTCGGTCTCCCTGACCGGCTGCGCAAAGGCGAGCCACGACGGGTCCGCGTCGGGCGGCGGTCCGGTCCAGATCACCATGTGGACCCACTCGGCCGGAAACCCCGGCGAACTGGCGGTCTACAAGAAGATCATCACCGACTTCAACGCCTCGCAGAGCAAGTACCAGGTCGTCCAGCAGAACTTCCCGCAGGGCTCCTACAACGACGCGATCACCTCGGCTGCCGCCGCACACAAGCTGCCCTGTCTGATGGACATGGACGGCCCGATCATGCCGAACTGGGCCTGGGCCGGCTACCTCCAGCCGCTCAACCTGCCCTCCTCGCTCATCGACGGCCTGCTGCCGACCGCCGTGGGCCGCTACAAGGGCGAGGTCTACTCCGCCGGGTACTGGGACGCCGCGATGGCGATCTTCGCCCGCAAGTCCGTGCTGACCGAGGCCGGAGTCCGCGTCCCGACCGTGGACCAGCCCTGGACCCTGGACGAGTTCAACGCGGTCAACGCCAAGCTCAAGGCCGCCGGCTACGACACCCCGCTCGACCTGGGCGCCGCCGACAAGGGCGAGTGGTGGTCCTACGCCTACTCCCCGATGCTCGCGAGCGCCGGCGGCGACGAGATCGACCGCACCGCGATGAAGTCCGCCGACGGCAAGCTCAACGGCCCCGACGCCGTGCGCTTCTTCACCTGGTTCCAGCAGGCCTTCAAGAAGGGCTGGACCAACAACAACGGCCCCGTCGGCAACCAGAACTTCATCGACAACAAGGTGGCGCTCAGCTACACCGGCGTCTGGAACGCCCAGGACGCGCTGCAGAAGGTCGGGTCCGATCTGCTGGTACTTCCGCCGGTCGACTTCGGCCACGGCGCGAAGATCGGCGGCGCCTCCTGGCAGTGGGGCATCTCCACCGCCTGCGGCACGCAGCAGAGCGAGGGCGCCCGCGCCTACCTGCAGTACAGCTTCCAGGACAAGTACCTGACCGACTTCGCCGACAGCCAGGTCGTCATCCCCTCCACCAGCACCGCCGCCGCCGCCTCGAAGTACTTCGGGCCGAACGGCTCCCTGCACCAGTTCGCCGAACTGTCGCAGAAGTTCGCACTCGCCCGCCCGGCCACTCCCGGTTACCCGGTGATCTCGACCACTTTCGAGAAGGCCGCCAAGGACATCATGAACGGCGCCGACGTGAAGTCGACGCTGGATACCGCGGTGCAGGCGATCGACAGCGACATCTCGTCGAACAACAACTACGGCAGCTGA
- a CDS encoding glycoside hydrolase family 32 protein, whose translation MFSRSSHHPHTPAPQAYRRRNPRTALRLGLVVLLALAATVLGPTAPPKARAADTYRDVYHFTVPDHWKNDPQRPIYVNGAFQYYYLYNADYDQTVGTAWRMATTTDNVVFQDQGIAAPKKTNANYDLWSGSTVVDTNNTAGFGAGAIVMLVTQMDHPTAGQIANGSGPQAQFLWFSTDGGRNFRPYGDTPVIPNAGRADFRDPKVLWDAGRQRWVLLATEGDRIGFFTSPDLKNWTWASDSVHTGLGSLECPDLFQLRADDGTLHWVLGMSANGYLTGAPNTYAYWTGTFNGTTFIPDSTAPRWLDHGFDWYGGVTWEDPAAPLDHRFAMAWMNNWAYPHTTPTWTNDGFNGTDSITRQISLKHYPDGYALASQPVAALASHATRTTSLGTVTVNGSTPLSYHGNAYQLDADVSWTSLDNVGVQLRVSADGTRHADAGIYHDYSYLNRAQTGSPDTTGQHQESHAPWDRTKTSAHLKILVDRTTIEYFLDDGRYVHSSEVFANPADGGINLFASGGAATFTNLTITEFANVAQRPAKPLADFEGTSYGAGWTTTGSFAGTAPSAEILTGSVGKQVLDTFAGADAATGTITSAGFTIDRNSLHFLIAGGNHPLGQPGATSVNLLVNGQPVRTATGNDTGVLRPVSWDLSTLQGQTAQIQILDDATGNWGHLITDQFVLSD comes from the coding sequence GTGTTCTCCCGCTCTTCGCACCACCCCCACACCCCCGCCCCACAGGCGTACAGACGCAGAAACCCCAGAACCGCCCTGCGGCTCGGCCTGGTCGTTCTCCTCGCGCTCGCCGCGACGGTCCTCGGCCCCACCGCCCCGCCGAAGGCCCGGGCCGCCGACACCTACCGGGACGTCTACCACTTCACCGTCCCCGACCACTGGAAGAACGACCCGCAGCGGCCCATCTACGTCAACGGGGCCTTCCAGTACTACTACCTCTACAACGCCGACTACGACCAGACGGTCGGCACCGCCTGGCGCATGGCGACCACCACCGACAACGTGGTCTTCCAGGACCAAGGCATCGCCGCCCCGAAGAAGACCAACGCCAACTACGACCTCTGGTCCGGGTCCACTGTCGTGGACACGAACAACACGGCCGGCTTCGGCGCCGGTGCGATCGTCATGCTGGTCACCCAGATGGACCACCCGACCGCCGGCCAGATCGCCAACGGCTCCGGCCCCCAGGCCCAATTCCTGTGGTTCTCCACGGACGGCGGCCGCAACTTCCGCCCCTACGGCGACACACCCGTCATCCCCAACGCCGGCCGCGCCGACTTCCGCGACCCCAAAGTGCTCTGGGACGCCGGGCGCCAGCGCTGGGTGCTGCTCGCCACCGAGGGCGACCGGATCGGTTTCTTCACCTCCCCCGACCTGAAGAACTGGACCTGGGCCTCGGACTCCGTCCACACCGGCCTCGGCTCCCTGGAATGCCCCGACCTCTTCCAGCTGCGCGCCGACGACGGCACGCTGCACTGGGTACTGGGCATGAGCGCCAACGGCTACCTGACCGGTGCCCCCAACACCTACGCGTACTGGACCGGCACCTTCAATGGCACCACCTTCATCCCCGACAGCACCGCACCGCGCTGGCTCGACCACGGGTTCGACTGGTACGGCGGCGTCACCTGGGAAGACCCGGCCGCCCCGCTCGACCACCGCTTCGCGATGGCCTGGATGAACAACTGGGCCTACCCCCACACCACTCCCACCTGGACGAACGACGGCTTCAACGGCACCGACTCGATCACCCGCCAGATCAGCCTCAAGCACTACCCGGACGGCTACGCGCTGGCCTCGCAGCCCGTTGCGGCCCTCGCCTCCCACGCAACCCGGACCACCAGTCTCGGCACCGTCACCGTGAACGGCTCCACCCCCCTGAGCTACCACGGCAACGCCTACCAACTGGACGCCGACGTCAGCTGGACCTCACTCGACAACGTCGGCGTGCAACTGCGCGTCTCCGCGGACGGCACCCGACACGCCGACGCCGGGATCTACCACGACTACAGCTACCTGAACCGGGCCCAGACCGGCAGCCCGGACACCACAGGGCAGCACCAGGAGAGCCACGCGCCCTGGGACCGCACCAAGACGTCCGCCCACCTGAAGATCCTCGTCGACCGCACCACCATCGAGTACTTCCTCGACGACGGCCGCTACGTGCACTCGAGCGAGGTCTTCGCCAACCCGGCCGACGGCGGCATCAACCTCTTCGCCAGCGGCGGCGCCGCGACCTTCACCAACCTGACGATCACCGAATTCGCCAACGTCGCCCAGCGACCGGCCAAACCGCTTGCCGACTTCGAAGGCACCTCCTACGGAGCCGGCTGGACCACCACCGGCAGTTTCGCCGGAACAGCACCGAGCGCCGAGATCCTGACCGGCTCAGTCGGCAAGCAGGTCCTGGACACCTTCGCGGGCGCCGACGCCGCCACCGGCACCATCACCTCCGCCGGCTTCACCATCGACCGCAACTCCCTGCACTTCCTGATCGCCGGTGGCAACCACCCCCTCGGTCAGCCCGGCGCCACCAGCGTCAACCTGCTCGTCAACGGACAGCCCGTGCGCACCGCGACCGGCAACGACACAGGCGTGCTCAGACCGGTCAGCTGGGACCTCTCCACCCTGCAGGGACAGACCGCACAGATCCAGATCCTCGACGACGCCACCGGGAACTGGGGACACCTCATCACCGACCAGTTCGTCCTCAGCGACTGA
- a CDS encoding carbohydrate ABC transporter permease, translated as MARSHDIPHAQRQLRRRRRVWSYLVLTGLALFFLFPLVFMFVSSLKPDGQILSDTDSWRAFLPSGHISLDNYRGVFARVPVGRFLFNSILVTVLIVGLGLVVNSMAGFALSRLRWKGRRLVLMLVIATLIVPFETIAVPMVYWVAHLPTLLFQDGSLVYDIGWLDSYKVQIIPFVANGFSIFLFAQYFSTIPTSLDEAARIDGAGWFTIYRRIVVPLSGPAFATVAILTFLPAWNQYLWPSMVVQDEKLRPVMVGMQYFFQDTTAWGEVMAYASMITIPVLLVFLAFQRAFVSSVAASGVKG; from the coding sequence ATGGCCCGATCCCACGACATCCCACACGCGCAACGGCAGCTGCGCCGCCGCCGCCGCGTCTGGTCCTACCTGGTACTGACCGGCCTGGCCCTCTTCTTCCTCTTCCCGCTGGTCTTCATGTTCGTCTCCAGCCTGAAGCCGGACGGGCAGATCCTCTCCGACACCGACAGCTGGCGCGCCTTCCTCCCGTCCGGCCACATCAGCCTGGACAACTACAGGGGCGTCTTCGCCCGCGTCCCCGTGGGCCGTTTCCTGTTCAACTCGATCCTGGTGACCGTGCTGATCGTCGGTCTCGGCCTGGTCGTCAACTCGATGGCAGGTTTCGCGCTCTCCCGGCTGCGCTGGAAGGGCCGCAGACTCGTCCTGATGCTGGTCATCGCCACCCTCATCGTCCCGTTCGAGACGATCGCCGTGCCGATGGTCTACTGGGTCGCGCACCTGCCCACGCTGCTCTTCCAGGACGGCAGCCTGGTCTACGACATCGGCTGGCTCGACAGCTACAAGGTGCAGATCATCCCGTTCGTGGCGAACGGCTTCTCCATCTTCCTGTTCGCCCAGTACTTCTCGACCATCCCCACCTCGCTGGATGAGGCCGCCAGAATCGACGGCGCCGGCTGGTTCACCATCTACCGCCGCATCGTCGTCCCGCTGTCGGGCCCCGCCTTCGCAACGGTCGCGATCCTGACCTTCCTGCCGGCCTGGAACCAGTACCTGTGGCCTTCGATGGTCGTCCAGGACGAGAAACTGCGCCCGGTCATGGTCGGCATGCAGTACTTCTTCCAGGACACCACCGCCTGGGGCGAGGTCATGGCGTACGCCTCAATGATCACCATCCCGGTGCTCCTGGTCTTCCTCGCCTTCCAGCGGGCCTTCGTCAGCAGCGTTGCCGCGAGCGGCGTCAAGGGCTGA
- a CDS encoding ABC transporter permease, with amino-acid sequence MTTSTAPYGNLTGPTTLRRLVAAPTAGPLAALVLACAFFSLTTDQFLSGGNFSLIIQQVMVVGALAVGQTLIILTAGIDLSCGAVMAFGSIVIARTAAQGTVPPLVAIVLGLAVCAGFGLVNGLLVKLIPLPPFIVTLGMLNVAFALTHIYSNEQTVTDLPSELTFLGTTFPLGGTDVTYGSLVALALFGVFAYLLSSTPWGRHVYALGNSSEAARLNGIRTGRLTIGLYTLAGLVYGLAALLLISRTGVGDPQAGQTDNLDSITAVVLGGTSLFGGRGSVLGSLVGALIVGVFRNGLQLMGVASIYQTLITGVLVILAVTVDQISRKRTR; translated from the coding sequence ATGACCACATCCACCGCCCCGTACGGGAACCTCACCGGGCCCACAACGCTGCGCCGGCTCGTGGCCGCCCCGACGGCCGGCCCGCTCGCCGCACTCGTGCTGGCCTGCGCCTTCTTCTCCCTGACGACAGACCAGTTCCTCTCCGGCGGCAACTTCTCGCTGATCATCCAGCAGGTGATGGTCGTCGGGGCGCTGGCCGTGGGACAGACGCTGATCATCCTGACGGCCGGTATCGACCTGTCCTGCGGCGCGGTGATGGCCTTCGGGTCGATCGTGATCGCCAGGACGGCCGCCCAGGGGACCGTTCCGCCGCTGGTGGCGATCGTGCTGGGCCTGGCGGTGTGTGCGGGCTTCGGCCTGGTCAACGGTCTGCTGGTGAAGCTGATCCCGCTCCCACCGTTCATCGTGACGCTCGGCATGCTGAACGTCGCCTTCGCGCTCACCCACATCTACTCCAACGAGCAGACCGTCACCGATCTGCCCAGCGAGCTGACGTTCCTCGGCACCACCTTTCCGCTCGGCGGCACCGACGTCACCTACGGCTCACTCGTCGCCCTCGCACTGTTCGGCGTGTTCGCCTACCTGCTGAGCAGCACACCCTGGGGCCGGCACGTCTACGCCCTCGGCAACAGTTCCGAGGCCGCCCGCCTCAACGGCATCCGCACCGGCCGCCTGACCATCGGCCTCTACACGCTCGCCGGACTGGTCTACGGCCTCGCCGCGCTGCTGCTGATCTCCCGCACCGGAGTCGGCGACCCGCAGGCAGGACAGACCGACAACCTCGACAGCATCACCGCGGTGGTCCTCGGCGGTACCAGCCTCTTCGGCGGCCGGGGCAGCGTGCTCGGCTCCCTGGTCGGCGCCCTCATCGTCGGCGTGTTCCGCAACGGCCTCCAGCTGATGGGCGTCGCATCCATCTACCAGACGCTGATCACCGGCGTCCTGGTCATCCTCGCCGTCACCGTCGACCAGATCTCCCGGAAGAGGACCCGCTGA
- a CDS encoding glycosyl hydrolase family 32: protein MFALPDSWVWDFWFADDGEQYHLFFLYASRALHDPEARHYRASIGHAVSADLTHWTRVQDALVRADVPAFDDLATWTGSVVRHPDGTWFLFYTGSTRAPEGKNIQRIGYATSPDLMTWHKSDTPPLGADPRWYETLQQGQWHDEAFRDPWVFPDPAGRSWHMLITARATHGPAFERGVVGHAVSTDLRHWEVRPPLSAPAVRGFGQLEVTQTEIVDGQAVLLFSCLAEHASQQRRATGTRGGIWAAPAQSLLGPYDIDAAEQVTDDRFYSGKLIRRRADERWILMAFHHTGPDGAFVGSISDPMPVAWDGRRLTVDAPTPTGVLSADCTPVATGA from the coding sequence ATGTTCGCTCTGCCCGACTCCTGGGTCTGGGACTTCTGGTTCGCCGACGACGGGGAGCAGTACCACCTGTTCTTCCTCTACGCCTCCCGCGCCCTCCACGACCCCGAGGCCCGGCACTACCGAGCCTCGATCGGCCACGCCGTCTCGGCCGACCTCACGCACTGGACCCGCGTCCAGGACGCACTGGTCCGCGCGGACGTCCCCGCCTTCGACGACCTCGCCACCTGGACCGGCTCCGTGGTCCGCCACCCGGACGGCACCTGGTTCCTCTTCTACACCGGTTCCACCCGCGCGCCCGAGGGCAAGAACATCCAGCGCATCGGCTACGCCACCAGCCCCGACCTGATGACCTGGCACAAGTCCGACACCCCTCCCCTCGGCGCCGACCCGCGCTGGTACGAGACGCTGCAGCAGGGACAGTGGCACGACGAAGCCTTCCGCGACCCGTGGGTCTTCCCCGACCCGGCCGGCCGCAGCTGGCACATGCTGATCACCGCCCGGGCCACCCACGGGCCGGCCTTCGAGCGCGGCGTCGTGGGCCACGCGGTCTCCACCGACCTGCGTCACTGGGAGGTCCGCCCACCCCTCTCGGCCCCCGCTGTCCGGGGCTTCGGGCAGCTGGAGGTGACGCAGACCGAGATCGTGGACGGCCAGGCGGTGCTGCTCTTCTCCTGCCTGGCCGAGCACGCCTCGCAGCAGCGCCGCGCCACCGGCACCCGCGGCGGCATCTGGGCCGCTCCGGCGCAGAGCCTGCTCGGTCCCTACGACATCGACGCCGCCGAGCAGGTGACCGACGACCGCTTCTACAGCGGCAAGCTGATCCGCCGCCGCGCCGACGAACGCTGGATCCTGATGGCCTTCCACCACACCGGCCCTGACGGCGCCTTCGTCGGCAGCATCAGCGACCCCATGCCGGTGGCCTGGGACGGCCGCCGACTGACCGTCGACGCCCCCACGCCGACCGGTGTCCTGAGCGCCGACTGCACCCCCGTGGCCACCGGCGCCTGA